The genomic segment CGGGCAGAGTTGAACAAACTGATGATGCAGAGGGTATCGAATTTATCAATCAGCAAATCAAAATATGGGTAGAAAACGGATTTAGGGCATCGTTGCAAACAGGCAATTTATTAACAGGCGCACTATTTGTAAATTTAGAGCAATACCCCAACGCCCCTATCGCCCAGATGGAGCAATTTCAACAATATGCCGTGATCCCAAGCATTTCAAATGAGTTCTCTCAGATAACGGAAAAGGTCAGTGCCATACTCGATAACATCAATGACATGGACCTCGTGCAGATGTCATCGGCAGCCAATCAGATGATGGCAGATATTAGTGCAAGTGCGAATAGCATGAACAGTACAGCTGATGATTTCGCTGAAACATTAAAAGAGATGGATGAGCAACAGGTCAGTACGAAACTTGCTGCCGCGCTGTCGGGTATCGCTGAGTTAACACGTGGCTTTTCTACTGGTTCTAAAACAAATAACGAGATTAACGACACATTAGAGACGTTACAGCACAGGTTACGTGAGTTACAACCCTTGTTACTTGAGCTAAACCAAGCGCCGAATAGTCTCATTTTTGATAAATCTCCCAAGCCCTATCTTCAGCCTGGAAGTCAGCCAAATACTCAGCAAGGGAACCATTAATATGAAACGACTTAGCGTCTTTATTCTGCTATTCACATTAGCTGCGTGCAGCACATCGAAAGCGCCTATGAAACAGTTTTTTATGTTGAATAGCCAAACTCCGCTCATGTCAACTTCTCCAAAAGAGGTGGAGCGAGTAGTCGTGGTCGATAGAATTTTGCTAGCTGATTATCTGAAACGCCCAAACTTGGTGATGCAAATAGAAGGCAATCAACTGTACTATTCTGATATTGATCTTTGGGCGGAAAACTTACAAACCGGAATTCATAATACCCTACTTGCATGGTTAAACGACAAGGCGACAGAAACCCGTTTTATTGCTTATGATTCACCTGATGCATCCGGGAACCATGAGCGTCTTGTTATCAGTATCAAGCGATTCATGCCGACTGATCAAGGGCAAGTCATCACTAGCGGCCAATATTGGCACGTGAACAGTAATCAAACCAATGAGCTAACGTCTCCGGAAAGTTTTGCATTTACCTCTGAATTATCTCAACAAGGATACAGCCACAGTGTTACTCTACTTGCAGAACAATTACTCAAACTCAGTCATCAGATAATTAACGATATTGAATAAGCAAGAAAGAAGGATACTAAGCACATATGTTTATCGTTAGTCGTTTCATTAGAAATTATTTAAATACAGGAACAAAAGCGAGTAACTCCCCTGCGGTAAGACAGCAAATTCAAGTGACCAATCTGTTTGGTTTTATTGGATACTTTATTACGTTTATTTTAGGTGTCACTGCCTTATTTCGCAGTCAATGGGATCATAACGACGACTTCTATCTAGGGGTGACGTTATTGATCGCTAGCGTTTTATTCTTTACTTCACGGATAATTCTTAAATATTTTCAGAGTAAAAACGGCTATAAATTTTCCGCTAATTTAGTGACGTCAGCACTCATGTTACTGATGTTGTATTTGATTGTTATGGGCGGGGTAAAAAATACAGGGCCGTTATGGATATATATAGTGCCCCCCGTTGTATTATTTTTTGGTGGTCTAAAAAGAGGCCTCGTTCAACTAGGCGCTTTTGCTCTAGTCGTCATTATTATTCTTGAATTTCCGAACAATGGTCTGTTGTTTGCTGAGTACAGCGCTGAGTTTCGCTCTCGTCTTATCTACTCATTTTTAACCGTCAGTATGCTGTTCGTGTTCTATGAATACTCTAGACAGCGCTCGTTTAAAACACTTCAAGAGCTAAGTAAAAAGTTTGAGCAACAAGCCCGGATTGATTCCTTGTCCGGCTTACAAAACCGCCGCGGCATGTTAGAAAAACTTGAATATGAACACCATCGCATCCTTAGGCACAGTAAAAATATGACCCTGATGATGTGTGATATTGATCATTTTAAACAGGTGAATGATCAATATGGTCACGATGTCGGTGATATTGTGATTAAACAAGTCGGTCAGATGTTTGCTAATGGCCTGCGCAAGCAAGACACCGTAGCGCGCTGGGGCGGAGAAGAGTTTCTCTTTATGTTGCCTGAAACTACACAACAACAAGCGTTTGTGTTAGCTGAGAAGTTGCGAAAAAAAGTAGAAAATTATGAACAAAAAGTGGACTCTGCGCACTTATCAGTCACCGTCAGTATTGGCATATATCAGATGCACCCACAAGACAAACTAGATCACGCTATTAGCAGAGCAGATACTAATTTATATCGCGCTAAAACACATGGTCGTAACTGTACTGTGGTAACAGACTGACCTCTTTGCCCGCTACCTAGCTAAACAAAGCGAAAATAAGCAACGCTGTCGTTAGTTAAACCTTCTGACACCTGAGCGCTGCGCTCATTAATCGTCAGGCAAAATAAGCGAGAGACATGCGCTCTAAACAACATACCCAAATAGAAGACAGCAAATTTAATTGGCGCGTGATAAAACAACTGTGGCCTTATCTCTTAGAGTTTAAACAACGCGTATTTTTCGCCATGCTTTGCTTGGTCGCTGCCAAGGTAGCCAGTATTGGTTTGCCTTTCATACTCAAGCATGCTGTCGATACGCTAAACGCCGAAAACTCAAGCAATGCAATAGTGCTTGTGCCTTTTGCATTAATTGCCGCATACGGTCTACTGCGTTTAGCAAATGTATTATTCGGGGAAATTCGTGACACGCTTTTCGGCAGAGTCACAGAACGCGCTATGCGTCGTATCAGCTTGCAAGTATTTGAACACCTGCACAAATTGGATCTTGATTATCACCTTAATCGTCAGACAGGTGGTTTATCTCGCGATATTGAGCGCGGAACAAGCGGTATCAGTTTTCTAATGCGCTTCTTAGTATTTAACATCGTCCCTACTTTATTAGAGATTCTAGCCGTTGTAGGCGTACTCTTTTATAATTACGGTTGGAGCTTTGCCGTCATTATTTTAGTCTCGGTCATCAGCTACATTAGCTTTTCTGTTAAAGCCACTCATTGGCGTACTGAGTTTGTACGCGCAGTCAACCAAGCGGATTCCCTCAGTAATACCAGGGCTATTGACAGCCTATTAAATTACGAAACCGTTAAGTACTTTAATAACGAAGAATACGAGGCAAAGCGCTATGATGTCGCCCTAGCAGATTGGGAAGTCGCAAGGCGCAAAAACCGATTATCACTTTTTGCCTTAAATGGCGGGCAAGCCACTATAATCGCCATCGCTATGACCAGCATGATGGCCGTGGCGGCTTACTATGTCGCTCAAGGCACCATGACCATAGGTGACTTTGTGTTAATCAATGCGTTTACCATGCAAATTTTTATGCCCCTGAACTTCCTTGGGTTCGTATATCGTGAAATACGAGGGGCATTGGCTAATATCGAAAACTTATTTGCCTTATTAGGCAAATCATCAAATATTGTCGATAACGAGAATGCAAAAACGATTCAGGTTATCGAAGGAGAAATACGCTTTTCCCACGTTAACTTCGGTTACGGACCAGACAGGCAAATTCTTCATGATGTGAGTTTCACTGTACCAGCCGGTCAAAAAGTGGCTATAGTTGGCCCGAGCGGCGCGGGTAAATCCACTGTCATCAAGCTATTATTTCGCTTTTATAATCCAACTAGCGGCGAAATTTACATCGATGGACAGCCCGTTAGTGATTCAACCCAAGCCTCACTGCGTCAAGCTATTGGAATAGTGCCCCAAGACACCGTCTTATTTAACGACAGCATTTTTGAGAATATTCGCTACGGCAATCCAACAGCGAATGATGAACAAGTCAATCAAGCTATCGAACATGCTCATTTATCAGCGTTTATAAACGCCTTACCAAAAGGCAGAGAAACCAAAGTAGGTGAACGAGGGTTAAAACTATCCGGTGGAGAGAAGCAGCGCGTGGCGATTGCCCGTACCATTTTAAAAGGAGCGCCTATTCTATTGTTTGACGAAGCCACCTCGTCACTGGACAGCCAGTCGGAGCGGGCAATTTTAAGTGCCTTTAAAGAGATAGCGAAAGGCCATACGAGTTTAGTTATCGCTCATAGACTCTCGACGATTGTAGATGCAGATAGCATAATAGTCCTGCAAGATGGCTGTGTGGTTGAACAAGGAAATCACCCTACACTTCTGAAGAACAAAGGCCCCTATTATCAGCTGTGGAATACCCAGCAAAAAGTGAATACGCAAGATGACTGAACAACCAAATCAACTGTTAATTGATGCTGTTAATCAAACCATGCCATTTGGAAAGTATGCGGGTAGAAAATTGCTAGAATTACCAGAACCTTATTTAGTGTGGTTTAGCCAGAAAGGGTTCCCTGAAGGAAAACTAGGACAGCAATTGGCGCTAATGCATGAGATTAAGGTAAACGGCTTAGAAAACATGCTACAACCGTTACTCAGATAATGTACTCCCCACGCTCCCGTTTTAATCGCTCTGGCAACCGTTCTAGCCCTAAACAGAATGAAAATATTGATAGGCAGATACGAGTATTGCACCAAGCGATGGCGCTAAAACTAATTGCCCAGCCTCAGCTTCGTCAACAGGTCATCGACACCATTGAGACACGTTATCAAAATGGCTTATTGCGCCATGGTGGTTACCTAGTATGGATATGCTTGATGGAATGTATCGATGAGTCACCCGATGACTTTATTCAAGGAGTGATAGCCGACACGCCACAAATGCGTAAGCTGCGCCGAAAAACGCCCTTTATCAACGTACTAACGGAACAAGAGCGGGAACACGCACTACTAAATATTACGCTGTGAGCCTCTTGCGTATTGCAAGCCACATAAAGGGGACACATAAAAAGGCAAATACATTGGGCGCCGTCGCCGATACCGTTGAGGACGCTCGGGCTTGTGGTTGAGATTGGATTAAGAAGGTGCTGTATAGATCGTTCGATTGAGTCAGCTGAGTGTTATGTGCATTGTCAAAGTCTTGCCCGTAAACATTCGCTAATGCACTACCATTTAAATAACTCCCAGCCATGCGTAAGCGGTTCGTTTCCTCATCTTGATAAAGTCCAAACGCGTAAGTTTGATAATATCGATTGCCTTGTGTCATACCAAATAAGGTTTGCCAGTTTGTCGCTTGCACATAACAATCGCTGGTGTTTGAGCAATTTCGCTCGTAGTTAGAGGGTTCTTGTGTATCGTGACGGACCAGCTGAATATCGGTAAAGGCGCTATCAAGCAGTCCATAGACCGCATCCGCAGAAGCGTATTCCCAGCCAGAATAGGCGTTGCCTGCTTCGTTGTAACTCAAATGATTAGTCAAGGTCAGGTCAAGCCAAATTAACCCGGTCGTATTATCTTTTACAGCAAGATTATCACCCGCTTCAAATGCATCCCATTGAATAAGTTCTGCTTGTGTGCAAGGACTGAGTAAAATACAGGCGAGTATAAAAGAGCGTGTCAGGTTAATCATTTTGAGTACCGTGATCTTATTGTTTTTATTGAATAAAAACTAATGTTATCAAGATATAAATGATTGAAAATTAGCCAATGGTATGACCAGAAATATACCCTCTAAAACAAAAAAAGCACCCGAAGGTGCTTTCTCTCAAACGTATAAAGCTGTCGATTAACGACGTAGGCCTAAACGCTTGATTAGATCTTGATAACGCTCAACGTTCTTACCTTTAAGGTAATCAAGAAGCTTACGACGCTGGCTAACCATGCGTAACAAACCACGACGTGAATGATGATCTTTTTTATGGTCAGCAAAATGGCCTTGAAGCTTGTTGATGTTAGACGTCAACAATGCAACTTGAACTTCAGGTGAACCAGTATCACCCTCTTTTACGCCAAAATCAGCAATAATTGCTGCAGTTTCTTGAGTAGTTAGTGACATAACTTTCTCCAATATAAGAGCTAAAAATACAGCAGGCCGATCACTAATTCAGCCATGCCAAGAAGCGCGTATTATAGTGACAAACGATGAATTAGCAAGGGCAAATACAATTAACCTTGGTTGCTAAAGACGACAACGCGTTTTGGTGCCGCTTTATTGTCATTATCAACCTCGGAAACCCCTAAAAAGACCTCTCCCTGAATACAATAGGTACGTACTAACGTCCCTTTGGCCAGTTGCTCATCACTTTCATAGGGTACGGGCTGACCGTGTAAAAAAGAATCTCTTGCCACTGATGTCAAGTAGACGCTAGGTAAGGCTTTTACTGCACTATCCATGGGGATCAATAAGGGGTCTAGAATTTCGGTTAACGGGATCTGCTCTGCCTGTGCTCGTTCAAGCAAGGCGTCAAGCTCTTCAAACGTCACCATTTTCTCACTAGGATAATCAGCAACAGCAGTACGATGTAACTTACTCACATAAGCACAACAACCTAACAACTGCCCCAGATCATCAACCAAAGAACGGATATAGGTGCCTTTACTGCAATGCACTTCCATATCGACTTCATCACCCTCAAAGCGAGTAATGTTAAGGGAGAATATCGTGATGTCACGGGCTTCACGCTCAATCACAATGCCCTGACGTGCATAATGGTATAGTGGCTTTCCTTGGTGTTTCAAGGCAGAGAACATGGACGGTACTTGTTTAATTGGCCCTTTGAATGTCTCACAAGCCACTTTTAACTGTTGCTCAGTCACATTCACATCACGGGTTTCAACCACGTCACCGTCAGCATCTGAGGTGGTAGTACGCACACCTAATTTTGCGGTAACGATATACGTTTTGTCAGCGTCTAATAGAAACTGAGAAAACTTAGTGGCTTCGCCTAAGCACACTGGCAACATACCCGTTGCCAGCGGATCAAGGGCGCCAGTGTGCCCTGCTTTAGCCGCTAAAAACGCGCGCTTCACTTTCTGTAATGCTTGATTTGAGGATATCTCTAACGGTTTGTCTAGCAGTAGAATACCGTCTATTGCACGACCCTTACGACGTCTGGCCAATCCTTAGTCCTCTTGTTCGTCTTCGTCTAAAGAACGCCCTGCATTGCGAGCCCGTTCTTTGTCTTTGCTTAGCGTTTCGTCAACCAAATTACTGATACGAATACCTTCACTTAAAGAGCCGTCACGCACAAATTTGATCGCGGGAACTGCACGCATACGCATACGGTTTGCCAATAACGTGCGAATATACCCTTTGTTTTCTTCTAGGATAGCCAAATAATTCTTCATTACTTCTTCGTCATTCTCAAAGAAAGTCACGTAAATTTTGCTATACGATAAATCTCGGGATACCTCTACGGCAGATACAGTCACCATACCCAATCTTGGATCACGGTTCTTGAACTCGTTCTGTAAAATACTGGCGATTTCTTTATGGATCTGCTGACCTACTCGGTCTGTACGAGAAAATTCTCTTGCCATTCTAATCTCCTAAAGCACTAAATTATGCTTTTGTTAAGACAAAACGGAGGCCTAAGCCTCCGTTTTAATTCAATACTCGTTAACGCGCTAACATTCTAGGTTGGCGAATTATAGCTCACGCTCAACTTGAACGATTTCAAATACTTCGATTTGGTCGCCCACTTTAACGTCATTGTAGTTCTTCACGCCGATACCACACTCAACACCGTTACGTACTTCTTGTACGTCATCTTTGAAGCGTCTTAGTGACTCAAGCTCACCTTCATAGATAACCACATTCTCACGCAATACGCGGATTGGGTTACTGCGTTTAATTGTACCTTCAACGACCATACAACCAGCAATCGCGCCCAATTTCGGTGACTTGAACACGTCACGTACTTCAGCCAAGCCAATAATTTCTTGTTTGAACTCTGGCGCTAGCATACCTGTCATCGCCATCTTAACTTCATCAATCAAGCTATAGATAACACTGTAGTAACGTAAATCAATTTCTTCTGATTCAATGATACGTCTAGCACTTGCATCAGCACGTACGTTGAAACCAACCACGATAGCGCTTGATGCTGCAGCCAAGCTGGCATCAGTTTCAGTAATACCACCTACACCGCTGCCTACTATGTTCACTTTCACTTCAGAAGTAGACAATTTAGTCAGTGAGTCAGAGATCGCTTCAACTGAACCTTGAACGTCGGCTTTAAGCACGATGTTAAGTTCGCTAACATCTCCTGCTTCCATGTTGGCGAACATGTTTTCAAGTTTCGCTTTTTGTTGCTTAGCAAGTTTAATTTCGCGTTGTTTAGCATTACGTTTAGTCGCTACTTCACGGGCCTTACGCTCGTCTTGAACCACTAGAGCATCTTCACCGGCAACAGGCACACCTGATAAACCAAGTACTTCTACTGGTGTTGACGGGCCTGCGATATCAACCGTGTTGCCGTTTTCATCACGCATAGCACGAACTCGGCCATACTCAATACCACAAAGCAAGATATCACCGGCTTTAAGTTGACCTTCTTGCACCAGTACAGAAGCGACTGGACCGCGACCTTTATCTAAGCGCGACTCAATAACAATCCCTTTAGCAGAACCTGTAGGCGGCGCTTTAAGATCAAGTAATTCAGCTTGTAAGCTAATCGCTTCTAGTAATGCATCAATACCTAAACCCGTTTTAGCGGAAACGTTAACGAACTGATGCTCACCGCCCCACTCTTCTGAAATCACTTCAAGTTGTGACAATTCAGTTTTAACGCGATCAGGATCCGCGCTGTCTTTATCCATTTTATTAACAGCTACAATCAAAGGAACGCCAGCAGCTTTAGAGTGCTGCACCGCTTCTTTGGTTTGTGGCATTACGCCATCATCTGCTGCGACAACCAGAACAACGATATCCGTTGCTGTGGCACCACGAGCGCGCATGGCGGTAAACGCAGCGTGACCTGGTGTATCTAAGAACGCAATGCGCCCATTATCAGTCTCAACACTATAGGCACCAATGTGCTGAGTAATACCACCGGCTTCACCTGCGGCTACCTTCGCACGGCGAATGTAATCAAGTAACGATGTTTTACCATGGTCAACGTGACCCATGATAGTCACAACTGGTGCACGAGATGCCAAGTCAGAGGTTACATTATCTGCCAACAATTCATCTTCTAACGCGTTGTCGTTAACAAGCTCGTATTTATGACCCATTTCTTCAACGACTAATACCGCTGTTTCTTGGTCTAATACTTGGTTAATCGTCGCCATCTCACCCATTTTCATCATGGCTTTGATAACTTCAGTGGCTTTAATAGCCAACTTACTTGCTAAGTCACTAACGGTGATCGTTTCGCCTAAACGTACGATACGTTCAACCGGTTGAGCTGGCTTGTTAAACGCATGCTTAAGGTCAGAACCTGCATTACGTTTTGACTTTTTACGACGACGTCCACCACGTTCAATTTTAATATCATCAGCATCTTCAGCTTCTTGTGCATAACGGTTACTGTGTACATGCACTTCTTCTGCTTCTTGCTTCTTACGGCGCTCTTCTTCTTCTTTCCAGCGACGTGAGTTTTCTTCAGCTAACTTGCGTGCTTCTTCTGCTGCTTTTTTCGCATCTTCTTCAAGCTTGCGCTGCGCTTCTTGCTCTTGCTTCTTGCGGATATTCTCCGCTTCTGTGCGAGCACGCTCTTGTTCCGCTTTTTCCTCGGGGCTCAAAGCAGACTCTTCAGCTTGACGCGCCTCTGCTTCTTTTTTCGCTTTTTCTGCACGAGCAAGACGCTCTGCTTCTGCCTTTGCTTTAGATTCAGCGGCTTTCTTCGCTTTTTCTTCAGCGGCTTTTTTCGCTTCTTCTTCGGCGGCTTTTTCAGCTTCAAGCTTTGCTTGTTGCTCAGCTAATGCACGAGCTGTCTCTTCTTCCGCTAAACGCGCTTCTTCTAAATCAGTACGCTTAACATAAGTACGTTTTTTACGTACTTCTACCGTTACCGCCTTAGACTTGCCCATATTGAGCGTGCTAGTCGTCTTGCGTTGTAGTGTCATTCGCTTGGGCGCTTCAGAGCCCGTACCGCCATGTTGTTTGCTTAAATAATCCAACAGCTGACGTTTTTCATCTTCAGTCACGTTTTCATTTGCCGCTTTAACAATATCAGCATCTTTAAACTGCTTAACTAAGCGGTCAACCGAAGTGCCGATATCGGCGGCGAGTTTTTCAATGGATACTTCTGCCATATTCGTAATTCCTCTTTGGTGACCCTATTCTTCGTTAAACCAGACAATGTTACGTGC from the Paraglaciecola mesophila genome contains:
- a CDS encoding membrane integrity-associated transporter subunit PqiC, which codes for MKRLSVFILLFTLAACSTSKAPMKQFFMLNSQTPLMSTSPKEVERVVVVDRILLADYLKRPNLVMQIEGNQLYYSDIDLWAENLQTGIHNTLLAWLNDKATETRFIAYDSPDASGNHERLVISIKRFMPTDQGQVITSGQYWHVNSNQTNELTSPESFAFTSELSQQGYSHSVTLLAEQLLKLSHQIINDIE
- a CDS encoding diguanylate cyclase: MFIVSRFIRNYLNTGTKASNSPAVRQQIQVTNLFGFIGYFITFILGVTALFRSQWDHNDDFYLGVTLLIASVLFFTSRIILKYFQSKNGYKFSANLVTSALMLLMLYLIVMGGVKNTGPLWIYIVPPVVLFFGGLKRGLVQLGAFALVVIIILEFPNNGLLFAEYSAEFRSRLIYSFLTVSMLFVFYEYSRQRSFKTLQELSKKFEQQARIDSLSGLQNRRGMLEKLEYEHHRILRHSKNMTLMMCDIDHFKQVNDQYGHDVGDIVIKQVGQMFANGLRKQDTVARWGGEEFLFMLPETTQQQAFVLAEKLRKKVENYEQKVDSAHLSVTVSIGIYQMHPQDKLDHAISRADTNLYRAKTHGRNCTVVTD
- a CDS encoding ABCB family ABC transporter ATP-binding protein/permease, translated to MRSKQHTQIEDSKFNWRVIKQLWPYLLEFKQRVFFAMLCLVAAKVASIGLPFILKHAVDTLNAENSSNAIVLVPFALIAAYGLLRLANVLFGEIRDTLFGRVTERAMRRISLQVFEHLHKLDLDYHLNRQTGGLSRDIERGTSGISFLMRFLVFNIVPTLLEILAVVGVLFYNYGWSFAVIILVSVISYISFSVKATHWRTEFVRAVNQADSLSNTRAIDSLLNYETVKYFNNEEYEAKRYDVALADWEVARRKNRLSLFALNGGQATIIAIAMTSMMAVAAYYVAQGTMTIGDFVLINAFTMQIFMPLNFLGFVYREIRGALANIENLFALLGKSSNIVDNENAKTIQVIEGEIRFSHVNFGYGPDRQILHDVSFTVPAGQKVAIVGPSGAGKSTVIKLLFRFYNPTSGEIYIDGQPVSDSTQASLRQAIGIVPQDTVLFNDSIFENIRYGNPTANDEQVNQAIEHAHLSAFINALPKGRETKVGERGLKLSGGEKQRVAIARTILKGAPILLFDEATSSLDSQSERAILSAFKEIAKGHTSLVIAHRLSTIVDADSIIVLQDGCVVEQGNHPTLLKNKGPYYQLWNTQQKVNTQDD
- a CDS encoding DUF3820 family protein: MTEQPNQLLIDAVNQTMPFGKYAGRKLLELPEPYLVWFSQKGFPEGKLGQQLALMHEIKVNGLENMLQPLLR
- the rpsO gene encoding 30S ribosomal protein S15 encodes the protein MSLTTQETAAIIADFGVKEGDTGSPEVQVALLTSNINKLQGHFADHKKDHHSRRGLLRMVSQRRKLLDYLKGKNVERYQDLIKRLGLRR
- the truB gene encoding tRNA pseudouridine(55) synthase TruB produces the protein MARRRKGRAIDGILLLDKPLEISSNQALQKVKRAFLAAKAGHTGALDPLATGMLPVCLGEATKFSQFLLDADKTYIVTAKLGVRTTTSDADGDVVETRDVNVTEQQLKVACETFKGPIKQVPSMFSALKHQGKPLYHYARQGIVIEREARDITIFSLNITRFEGDEVDMEVHCSKGTYIRSLVDDLGQLLGCCAYVSKLHRTAVADYPSEKMVTFEELDALLERAQAEQIPLTEILDPLLIPMDSAVKALPSVYLTSVARDSFLHGQPVPYESDEQLAKGTLVRTYCIQGEVFLGVSEVDNDNKAAPKRVVVFSNQG
- the rbfA gene encoding 30S ribosome-binding factor RbfA, whose protein sequence is MAREFSRTDRVGQQIHKEIASILQNEFKNRDPRLGMVTVSAVEVSRDLSYSKIYVTFFENDEEVMKNYLAILEENKGYIRTLLANRMRMRAVPAIKFVRDGSLSEGIRISNLVDETLSKDKERARNAGRSLDEDEQED
- the infB gene encoding translation initiation factor IF-2; translated protein: MAEVSIEKLAADIGTSVDRLVKQFKDADIVKAANENVTEDEKRQLLDYLSKQHGGTGSEAPKRMTLQRKTTSTLNMGKSKAVTVEVRKKRTYVKRTDLEEARLAEEETARALAEQQAKLEAEKAAEEEAKKAAEEKAKKAAESKAKAEAERLARAEKAKKEAEARQAEESALSPEEKAEQERARTEAENIRKKQEQEAQRKLEEDAKKAAEEARKLAEENSRRWKEEEERRKKQEAEEVHVHSNRYAQEAEDADDIKIERGGRRRKKSKRNAGSDLKHAFNKPAQPVERIVRLGETITVSDLASKLAIKATEVIKAMMKMGEMATINQVLDQETAVLVVEEMGHKYELVNDNALEDELLADNVTSDLASRAPVVTIMGHVDHGKTSLLDYIRRAKVAAGEAGGITQHIGAYSVETDNGRIAFLDTPGHAAFTAMRARGATATDIVVLVVAADDGVMPQTKEAVQHSKAAGVPLIVAVNKMDKDSADPDRVKTELSQLEVISEEWGGEHQFVNVSAKTGLGIDALLEAISLQAELLDLKAPPTGSAKGIVIESRLDKGRGPVASVLVQEGQLKAGDILLCGIEYGRVRAMRDENGNTVDIAGPSTPVEVLGLSGVPVAGEDALVVQDERKAREVATKRNAKQREIKLAKQQKAKLENMFANMEAGDVSELNIVLKADVQGSVEAISDSLTKLSTSEVKVNIVGSGVGGITETDASLAAASSAIVVGFNVRADASARRIIESEEIDLRYYSVIYSLIDEVKMAMTGMLAPEFKQEIIGLAEVRDVFKSPKLGAIAGCMVVEGTIKRSNPIRVLRENVVIYEGELESLRRFKDDVQEVRNGVECGIGVKNYNDVKVGDQIEVFEIVQVEREL